A stretch of the Zonotrichia albicollis isolate bZonAlb1 chromosome 29, bZonAlb1.hap1, whole genome shotgun sequence genome encodes the following:
- the MYO1F gene encoding unconventional myosin-If — translation MGSKERFHWQSHNVKQSGVDDMVLLSKISEEAIVENLKKRFMDDFIFTYIGPVLISVNPFKQMPYFTDREIELYQGAAQYENPPHIYALTDNMYRNMLIDGENQCVIISGESGAGKTVAAKYIMGYISKVSGGGEKVQHVKDIILQSNPLLEAFGNAKTVRNNNSSRFGKYFEIQFSRGGEPDGGKISNFLLEKSRVVSQNECERNFHIYYQLIQGASQEQRQNLGIMSPDYYFYLNQTDTYQVEGTDDRSDFHETMNAMQVIGIRGEDQQLVLQIVAGILHLGNISFREEGNYARVENADSLAFPAYLLGVDQERLNEKVTSRKMDSKWGGRSESITVTLNVEQAAYTRDALAKGLYARVFDFLVESINRAMQKPYEEYSVGVLDIYGFEIFQKNGFEQFCINFVNEKLQQIFIELTLKAEQEEYVQEGIKWTQIQYFNNKVVCDLIENKLNPPGIMSVLDDVCATMHATGEGADQTLLQKLQAAVGTHEHFNSWSSGFVIHHYAGKVSYDVNGFCERNRDVLFTDLIELMQSSEYGFIRMLFPEKLDSDKKGRPTTAGSKIKKQANDLVNTLMKCTPHYIRCIKPNETKKPRDWEESRVKHQVEYLGLKENIRVRRAGFAYRRLFHKFLQRYAILTPETWPSWRGDERQGVQHLLRSVNMDPDQYQMGRSKVFVKNPESLFLLEEMRERKFDSFARVIQKAWRRHVAIRKYEQMREEAASILYNFKERRRNSINRNFVGDYLGMEERPELRQFLAKRERVDFADSVTKYDRRFKPIKRDFILTPKYFYLIGREKVKKGPEKGQIKEVLKKKVELQAVSGVSLSTRQDDFFILHENDADNFLESIFKTELISLLCKRFEELTRSKLPLSFKDTLQFRVKKEGWGGGGTRNVTFVRGQGDVAALKAGGKTLTVTIGDGLPRNAKPTRKGAAQGRGGSRCPAPSRSAPSAPRGACRNGGPQMPRGDGRAQRDTYKMPQKQTRGPPAAALPARSAGHQPKARPPSEHNMDFLNVPDQGVAGVQRRRSVGQRPPPARRPKPQPRVEGPRCRALYQYIGQDVDELSFNVGDVIDILMEDASGWWKGHLHGKEGLFPGNYVQRI, via the exons atG GGCAGCAAGGAGCGCTTCCACTGGCAGAGCCACAATGTCAAGCAGAGCGGTGTGGACGACATGGTGCTGCTGTCCAAGATCTCCGAGGAGGCCATCGTGGAGAACCTCAAGAAACGTTTCATGGACGATTTCATCTTT ACCTACATCGGGCCCGTGCTGATCTCCGTGAACCCCTTCAAGCAGATGCCGTATTTCACCGACCGCGAGATCGAGCTGTACCAGGGCGCG GCCCAGTATGAAAATCCCCCCCACATCTACGCCCTGACTGACAACATGTACCGGAACATGCTGATCGACGGCGAGAACCAGTGTGTCATCATCAG CGGAGAAAGCGGAGCTGGGAAAACAGTGGCAGCAAAATACATCATGGGCTACATCTCCAAAGTGTCTGGTGGTGGGGAGAAAGTCCAG cacgTGAAGGACATCATCCTGCAGTCCAACCCGCTGCTGGAAGCCTTTGGAAATGCCAAAACTGTCCGGAACAACAATTCCAGCCGCTTT ggaaaataCTTTGAGATCCAGTTCAGCCGGGGAGGAGAACCTGATGGGGGCAAGATCTCCAACTTCCTGCTGGAGAAGTCGCGCGTGGTGAGCCAGAACGAGTGCGAGAGGAACTTCCACATCTACTACCAG ctcatcCAAGGAGCGTCCCAAGAGCAGAGGCAGAATTTGGGCATCATGAGCCCGGATTATTACTTCTACCTGAACCAGACAGACACCTACCAGGTGGAGGGCACAGACGACCGCAGCGACTTCCATGAGACCATG AATGCCATGCAGGTCATCGGCATCCGCGGTGAGGaccagcagctggtgctgcagaTCGTGGCAGGGATCCTGCACCTGGGCAACATCAGCTTCAGGGAGGAGGGCAACTACGCCCGGGTGGAGAACGCTGACT ccctggccttcCCTGCCTACCTGCTGGGGGTCGACCAGGAGCGCCTCAACGAGAAGGTCACCAGCAGGAAAATGGACAGCAAGTGGGGCGGCCGCTCTGAGTCCATCACCGTCACCCTCAACGTGGAGCAGGCGGCCTACACCCGCGACGCGCTGGCCAAGGGGCTCTACGCCCGTGTCTTCGACTTCCTGGTGGAG TCCATCAACCGGGCCATGCAGAAGCCATATGAGGAGTACAGCGTCGGGGTGCTGGACATCTATGGATTTGAGATATTCCAG AAAAATGGCTTTGAACAATTCTGCATTAACTTTGTGAATGAGAAGCTGCAGCAGATCTTCATTGAGCTGACCCTGAAGGCCGAGCAG GAGGAATATGTGCAGGAGGGGATCAAGTGGACGCAGATCCAGTACTTCAACAACAAAGTGGTGTGTGACCTGATAGAGAACAAGCTG AACCCTCCTGGGATCATGAGTGTCCTGGATGACGTGTGTGCCACCATGCACGCCACGGGTGAGGGCGCCGACCAGACCCTGCTGCAGAAGCTGCAGGCGGCCGTGGGCACCCATGAGCACTTCAACAGCTGGAGCTCGGGCTTTGTCATCCACCACTATGCTGGCAAG gtgtcctaCGATGTGAACGGCTTCTGCGAGCGCAACCGGGACGTGCTTTTCACTGACCTGATCGAGCTCATGCAGAGCAGTGAATA CGGTTTCATCCGGATGCTTTTCCCAGAAAAACTTGATTCTGACAAAAAGGGACGGCCGACCACGGCGGGCTCCAAAATCAAG AAACAGGCCAACGACCTGGTGAACACGCTCATGAAGTGCACCCCACACTACATCCGCTGCATCAAACCCAACGAGACCAAGAAACCCCGGGACTGGGAGGAGAGCAG AGTGAAGCACCAGGTTGAGTACCTAGGGCTGAAGGAGAACATCCGGGTGCGCCGGGCAGGCTTCGCCTACCGCCGCCTCTTCCACAAGTTCCTGCAACG ctaTGCCATCCTCACCCCCGAGACGTGGCCATCGTGGCGCGGGGACGAGCGCCAAGGGGTGCAGCACCTTCTGCGCTCGGTCAACATGGACCCAGACCAGTACCAGATGGGCAGGAGCAAGGTGTTCGTCAAGAACCCCGAGTCG CTCTTCCTGCTCGAGGAGATGCGGGAGAGGAAATTTGACAGCTTCGCCCGGGTGATCCAGAAGGCCTGGCGCCGGCATGTGGCCATCCGCAAATACGAGCAGATGAGAGAGGAGG ctgccagCATCCTCTACAACTTCAAAGAGCGGCGCAGGAACAGCATCAACAGGAACTTTGTGGGGGATTACCTGGGCATGGAGGAGCGGCCGGAGCTGCGGCAGTTCCTGGCCAAGCGGGAGCGCGTCGACTTCGCCGACTCCGTCACCAAATACGACCGGAGGTTCAAG CCCATCAAGCGGGATTTCATTCTCACGCCCAAGTATTTCTACCTGATCGGGCGGGAGAAGGTGAAGAAGGGGCCTGAGAAGGGGCAGATCAAGGAGGTGCTCAAGAAGAAGGTGGAGCTGCAGGCGGTGAGCGGCGTCTCGCTGAG CACCAGGCAGGACGACTTCTTCATCCTCCATGAGAACGATGCCGACAACTTCTTGGAGTCCATCTTCAAGACGGAGCTGATCAGCCTCCTGTGCAAGCGCTTCGAGGAGCTCACCCGCTCCAAGCTGCCCCTCTCCTTCAAGGACAC ACTACAGTTTCGGGTGAAGAAGGAGGGCTGGGGCGGCGGTGGCACCCGCAACGTCACCTTCGTCAGGGGACAGGGCGACGTGGCCGCCCTCAAAGCTGGAGGCAAAACCCTTACGGTCACCATCGGGGATGGGCTCCCCAGGAATGCCA AGCCCACAAGGAAgggggcagcacagggcagaggtggcagcAGGTGTCCCGCACCTTCCCGAAGTGCCCCATCAGCACCCAGAG GAGCCTGCCGGAACGGGGGTCCCCAGATGCCCCGCGGGGATGGCCGGGCACAGAGGGACACCTACAAGATGCCCCAGAAGCAGACGCGGGGCCCCCCGGCCGCAGCGCTTCCCGCCCGCAGCGCCGGCCACCAGCCCAAGGCACGGCCCCCATCCGAGCACAACATGGACTTCCTCAACGTGCCCGACCAGGGCGTGGCGGG GGTGCAGCGCCGCCGCAGCGTGGGCCAGcggccgcccccagcccggcGCCCCAAGCCGCAACCCAGGGTGGAGGGGCCGCGCTGCCGGGCGCTCTACCAGTACATCGGGCAGGACGTGGATGAACTCAGCTTCAACGTGGGGGATGTCATTGACATCCTGATGGAAG ATGCCTCTGGCTGGTGGAAAGGCCACCTGCACGGCAAGGAAGGGCTTTTCCCTGGGAATTATGTGCAGAGGATCTGA